The DNA sequence TGATGACCCTCCTCTGTGAGCTTCCGTTTCTGTACGGTGTGTGCGCGCCAGGCCTCTCATTGCTATCTAATGACAGCTTCTTAACGGGATGCAAAATACGAGACGTACGTAACTTGAGCCCTATCAACGCGTACAACACCGATATAACCGACATAGGTACAACGAAGAAAACAAAACTCGAAATGACAAACACTTGGTGCACACCAGGTCCTTTCACAGTACAAGCACTCATGCTCTGTCCGTTTTCAACGTAAGACACTATACCGAATTGCATCGCTTGAGGTACCGCCGTACACAGCGCGAACACCCATATAGCAATAATAAATCGCACAGCCCGTGAAAGCTTCGACATGGTATGCGACATGAACGGTCTACATATAGCAATGTATCGCTCCATAGTGAATGCCGTAATAGTCAATACGGTTGCGTTCGCAGACGTTTCAGACGCCAGACCTATCGTGATACATTGCGCCTCACCGAGGGGGTACGTAAACGGATTCCACAAGCGATACAATTCTAAGGGCAGACCGCACACAAGGAGTATTATATCGGAGATAGCAAGACTGAAGAGGTAGAAGTTAGTGGCGGTGTGCATGGAGCGGTTACGCGCTATGACCACGCATGTGCTTGTATTCCCTAAGATCCCGACTATGAATATGACAGCGTACGTAACACTTAATGGTACTAGCAGATGTAATGGGTAGGATTCACTGTACGCAGAAGATTGGTCTGTCACGTTCGTGACATTCAGCAAATTGTTCTCGAGCATTTCCATGTTGACGGTTTCATCTGCCATCATTTCTGTGAacaatggaaaaaaatattattttaaaataatattattgttcttTTCGTAAAATCAAGGATACATACatgtaattaaaaacttttctcGAGAGCGTcgtcaataaataattaaagttaaaagaAGATTAACATATCCATCAACGCCcgctgtaaataaattatattttttttcgacaaCTTTAACGTTCTAAATTATTCGTGTCACTTTTTTTGGACGGAATCGAAAATTTTAACAATAgggattaaagtatgaaattcccgttttattgtaatatgtacttcgaattgacatagaaccttcatggttcaagatttttgagtgaaactttatTCAAATGGCACCTGTgaagttcttcttttaaaaaatgtgcaacattcgattattgactttcagttgttttttttttattcagcttagacaagaaagatggatatttcgaaaattcgagtgatttttgaatatgaGTTCCCTCCACACcccatacataatattaatatctcATATAATTTTAAGCAGACAATATCAATATtagcaaattattttattttattaaattttacgatAAAAGTTGCAATCATTTCATTACAAACAGGTTTTTTcctgtatttattattactattcttAAATAATGTGGCTGTTACAAAAATTATCTATGCAGACCGAAGTGGTTTTAAATTCTAATCGTTACAAAAGATTGTATTTTGTAATTCAAATGGTCTCTAATAAAAGTTCATGGTCGCTTATTTAATGACCCGTTTTCAAAATAATGTTGCATTTTCATTTCTGACGTATTTACTTACGGATCATAGTGCTGGCTGGGTTAAATTAATGCTAATATTAACGTAAACGCACCTAACAACGACCTCTCAAATTCGGTACCCATTACCGCCCGTTTtataaaattctaattttgagCTGTTGTATTAAACTTAGACTAGTGGTTgctttaaagaaaatacagatgtatttttattgcaaatataCATCACTTCCTTTTGTGCCTAaaccaataaattaaataataattgcctAGTTCGTCGTTGGAGTACGGAGACAGCGCAAATTTCATACTAAGTCGGTCCCGCTTACATAAGTACATCCATTTcgtttttagtaaaaaatataatcgtaAATTAttgactttcagttgttttttttttattcagcttagacaagaaagatggatatttcgaaaattcgagtgatttttgaatatgaGTTCCCCCCACACcccatacataatattaatatctcATATAATTTTAAGCAGACAATATCAATATtagcaaattattttattttattaaattttacgatAAAAGTTGCAATCATTTCATTACAAACAGGTTTTTTcctgtatttattattactattcttAAATAATGTGGCTGTTACAAAAATTATCTATGCAGACCGAAGTGGTTTTAAATTCTAATCGTTACAAAAGGTTGTATTTTGTAATTCAAATGGTCTCTAATAAAAGTTCATGGTCGCTTATTTAATGACCCGTTTTCAAAATAATGTTGTATTTTCATTTCTGACGTATTTACTTACGGATCATAGTGCTGGCTGGGTTAAATTAATGCTAATATTAACGTAAACGCACCTAACAACGACCTCTCAAATTCGGTACCCATTACCGCCCGTTTtataaaattctaattttgagCTGTTGTATTAAACTTAGACTAGTGGTTgctttaaagaaaatacagatGTATTTGTATTGCAAATATACATCACTTCCTTTTGTGCCTAaaccaataaattaaataataattgcctAGTTCGTCGTTGGAGCACGGAGACAGCGCAAATTTCATACTAAGTCGGTCCCGCTTACATAAGTACATCCATTTcgtttttagtaaaaaatataatcgtaAAGCATCCTAATGcagtttaaatattttgtgatgTCTTCGTAATGCtttaataaacacaaataaCAAGTAATTTCCATGAGATACAGCTTAAATTTGTCTaaaattctatatttaaaaGTAGCGGTAATAGGAACAATtatcactattttatttctattaccgACCTATGTCGCTATTTGGTTTTAGatgaatatttttgttactaTGTTTTCCATTATGATATATGAATTAATAAGTAATGGGCTATAGTAATTTGGTTAGTTATGTCAAGTTGTATATGAGCCATTAACGCCATATAATTATAAGTACAGATAGTTGTAAAAATCAGCAGTTttcttaagtattttttttgtaaatgtacGAAGCTTATTTctcaaatattgtatttttttagttaaaatatCACTATCGTTAAATATTCATAGCTAATTCAGCTAGATTATTTCACAAAAATACTAAAACGCAATATGTTTACACCttacataaacatttttatgGGTCGGTAATATATATTACGATTTCCTTTAATATTACCTAATACCGATCTACCTGTACTTTTGCGttatacttatattttatttttatattatacgttatattatattatcatcaATATCGGATTAAATCAAAAGTTCAGTGACATTTCGATTTAAATAACTAATCGATGAAGTTTGTTCGTTCATATTTTCTTAATTGCCTCTTACAAATATTAGTTTATGTAGAAATGGATACATTGATAAGAATGCTGCCGCTGATAATTTATCGCATTTCTGCTAATATATTCTTAATTGCTTCTTACAAATattaacatataagtttagaaAAATGTATGCATTGACACATATCAAGCTATCGCTTTTTCGCTAACAAGTTTAAATAACTAATAATGAATTATGTTGGTCAATATATTCTTAATTGCTTCTTACAACTATTAGTATATATAGAAATATATGCATTGACATTGGTGACACTGGTGACTgacttttcactggtggtaggacctcttgagtccttgtgagtccgcgcgggtaggtaccaccgccctgcccatttctgccgtgaagcagtaatgcgtttcggtttgaagggtggggcagccgttgtagctgtgcttgagactttagaactgatatcgcaaggtgggtggcgcatttacgtcgtagatgtccattggctccagtaaccacttaacaccaggtgggctgtgagctcgtccacccatctaaacattgaatctatatattagaGCATTAACATTAGATTGCCAAAACTTGACGGATTGTAAATCCTTTTTGGTGAGAAGCTCGCTGCAGCTTTCGCTGCAGGATGTTCATCTGCTGAAGACGATTTCAAGAGTGAGTACTAAACCGGTACATCAAACGTGATTCTTCAACCCTTGTCAAATCGTCGGCTCATCTTGTCAATGGACGATAACAAACACACCTCGTGACTGCAGTTTGACAACCACCCTCAACGCCTGAATTTAAAGTTTCGGACTTACTCGttcatatataatttaaaaatgttcttactatttttatttttttcgaacAACATTACTTgtagatttttttcattttatttcattgaattttCCGTAGTCTACACCTGTGTCGATATCGAAtaaaaatgctaatatttaatCTAGAAACAAGACAATGGCGCGCTATTATAACACTTTTTatgttaatgtaattttattttacatttaaattatttatagttttcatGAATGGCTCCGCTTAAATCATTGATAATTGTATGAGAAACATTCGTATTCTTAAAACTACTCACTACTCACAAAAATCTTTTCCAAAATGCTGTTACCAACTGTACCACACATCATCGAATTTaacacataaaaacaaaaaattgtcattataaaaaaaaaatattaaaccgtAAGGGTAGTTTcaattatgtacataatatgaatcgcgaaaactgaagaaaattattaccggagcctatagacatgaaAACGtgaaacccaccttgagacatgactttGAAGTCTCCGTTTTACAGTATAACAACTGCCGAaccaaactgaaacgcattactacttaacgatagaaataggtagggtgatcgtacctacctgcgcggactcataagacgtcctaccaccacgtccaccactaattacgcaaattaatttttttgcagatttgatttttattacgcgatgctaTACCTTCATCGTAGATGTCATTCGTAAATATACAACAGTTACTTGATTATCACTAGCACACTATGTTTCTAGGTTTAAATACTTTAGTTTGAATATTATCAAAAATGTTACTTTACAAATACTAAATAACtacattaacattttaaaactgacttgaaaactaaaataaatttaacataaaacaAGATGAGGAGAGAGTAAAAAAGTCATCGAGCAATTCGATAATGGACTTATCAAATGCAGAACAGAACCGTTCCCCCGCGATCTTCATCGAATACGTGAATCGAAAGctaaaacttcaattaagtctcgcagaatgttaatttcattgaaataaacGTTAACAACATTTAGGCTGAATGTTATTCTTGATTTGATTCTTTTATAATCTCAAGCTTGCTTAATGCGAATGTTTTACTGCATCAAATAGAATAGCATTATGTGTTTAATTTCTAAATTTTCCCGCGTATTGTTTACTTTCATTACAGACCTCCAGAACCCCTAAGTTTTTCAGATATGTAGGAATTGAGAATCGGTAAAGAGACTTAGAAAGCTACATGTAAGTTTCCCGACGCTTTTTGCGAAAGAAATTGATGCTCAGAAATGGGCGAGTGGTTAGGGGAGGAGAGGAGGAGGGATGAGGTTGGTACTCATCCAGTATCAACTAAGAGACAGGATAGCTCTCCAAGCGAGAGGCCCTGTCATCACGACACTGCAACCATTCCACGTTCCATTTACGATACATCCAACATGGAAGCGTGACTAAAGTTATGTTCTACCTTATCTAAGATTCAGACGCCGGCTGTTGAATAACACAGGTCTAAGTTGCTCTAACTTGTATAGGCGGAAATCTATTTCCATCTGACCAAAAAGGCCTGGCTGTACCTTACGCGTGCATAAATTTCACAGAAGGAACGTACCGTTATTGAACTATTGACAATATCTGACAATTTTTTGACACTATCGACAATATCTTTCGAAGATTACTGATTACCGGAACGGTGCGTTTTCAAGTTAACGGTTCAGCGAATACTGTTAGAGGTCAACATTGCATAGCAATTGTAAtagcaaatgagtcaatattgttggtaaggtaacgttaagcCATGCCGCTAATTCTTGAGTAGTTTgactcggatcggcttccaccatctctttcaattcattattattcgCATGTGTGGTGTCTTCCATATGGcttgttttttaaatcaaaatttccatcacgaaagcgtttaagccaaaatcgcacggtgcatTTAtggcagtcccctctccaaacgcaacattgatattgcgagctgtgtTTCGCTgttgcagcgttagttccgcattggaactcgtattcaaaaatcactcgaattttcgaagtatccatttttgttgtctaagctgaataaaaaaaacaactgaaagtcgatagtcaaatgttgcacatttttaaaagaagaacctatagataacatttgaaaaaagtttcactcaaaagtCTCacaccatgaaggttctatgtcaattcaaagtacctattacaatagaacggTAATTTCAACGGTAATTCCTATTATTTATCAAGGCACTTATCATTAATTTCTCCAGATTACCTATGTTTGACTGCTACAGAATGTCTTAGGCATTAAGCCCGCCAATGCATTCAAATACTCGTACATAGAgtgtaatatacatataatcaaATAACTAATCAAATATGTACGTAACATCGACTATGAAAGTGAAAGCAGAAAATAAACCTGCTGTGAACATTAGCTCATCACTAATTTAAACGTCTTCATCAAAATTATAcagaaactagcgacccgccctcgcttcgcttcggaaacattaaaatacacatgaaacaaaaaaaaacaaaaaaaattgcctatgttcatcagggacaatgtcggcttctaatggaaaaagaatttttcaaatcggttccgaaacaaacaaacaaacaaatctttcctctttataatattagtatagacaaacaGAGATATTAGGAATATTTATAGTGGCAGAATTTTTGCTAGACCCATACGAATTTGCTTAGCTTCATATATAGCTTTGACATAGCTTCGGTAACTGCTTGAAACTTTGGACACGGCAGGTCGCCCGCCTGTGTATGAATGAAAATTCCCAAACACATTCAACAAGctgtgttttaattaaaatactgtAAATTGCTTTTATAACAACGTAATGAGTTGAGTTTCCTACGTTAACGACATCTGACcacgaaaataaaatagtttatccGTTCATTTCAGCAGTTTAAAttacgctaaaaaataattttactaaacttttttttttattgcttagttgggtggacgagctcacagcccacctggtgttaagtggttaccggagcccatagacatctagaacgtaaacgcaccacccaccttgagaagttctaaggtctcaagtatagttacaacggctgccccagtcttcaaaccgaaacgcattactgcttcacggcagaaataggcagggtggtggtacccacacgcgcggactcacaagaggtcctaccagcagtaaaataatattaactaactataactaactatattaactataaaataaaataatacataataatattgcgAATGTGATTTTACgtcggtggtgcaatagttagcgctcctgactattccgccgagggtcgtggtttcgattcccacatcgggccagcattcgtgtgataaaccggtttgtttgctctttgggGCTATTATCTATAATCgtatatatttatacgtatataagtatgtatgtcagtgtCTTCAGCACAGGGAACCCTAATTTGGGGCTGAGTGACCTCggtttgatttattattatataatcgcATTGTCAATTAGCCCGTGATTGAGTTGTGTGAAATATAGATGTAAATATTCGCTTTTCGCTAACAGATTAATGTCTGTAGCGTGAAATTTTAAACTAGATCATCAATATTGAAGCAGTTTCCACCTAGTGTGTTAGATAGAAAATGTAATTTCCATAGAATTATTGCGAACCAGTGCTCCAACTTTTAGGTTTTACTTGTTTGATCCGGCTACGCTTTGCTAACACTTTGAAATTGCTGTTTTAATATAAAggatagtaaaataaaaatatagaggCACTTTTAATTACTTTTCGTGGTTACGGACGATCAAAGTGTTACTCAtctaacataacataacatcaCATCAcatgtacaaaaataacattctttATTATTGAAACGGGCTATCTCGAAAACTCAAAAGGTAGGAAATTTTTTACAGATCATTTGAAACTTCTGGGTCCAGGAAGggacttcgtttttttttgttttttttttccatatgTTTTATGAGAGTGCTCTGAAGAATCCTTTGATTgaatcatctcgtttttaccatcgcatcgcccTCCACGGGAGCAAAATTCATCCATGCTAGCTAAAATTACTGCCTTAATCCACCAtgcatttccagagatattttatgCCACAAGCCATTGCTTGCCATTGGCTTTGTTGTACAGGaaccacttaaaatcaagtGAGGTGCGTGCTCATCCGCTCTATTCATTCTACGTTAGGAGAAGATTCCACTAACGAATGCAATCTGTTCCTTTTTGGTTTAATCGCATTCGAACTTGAAGCTTTGGTTTAAAGCCCGCACCATGATTAAGATCCGGTAgtaagttaaataataatgattatatcttgatttttattacacgatgttattccttcacatgtgaaagtcattcgtgaacttttattaagtacgtatttcatcagaagaATTGAACTGAAAAGCTGTGCGACTCGTGAAAGCTTTTCACATCATGTAATTCAGAGATCAGTAACCAGTTTTAACACCTAAGGCACGTACAAAAGATTTACCTAAGCTACAAAACCCGATCTCTACGAACTTGGCTTGACTAAGTGTTACATTAACATACGGCCTTGAAAAGCTTCGACAAAGCACAATAAGTTACGATACGTTACGATAAAGTAAAaccttattttaatattatcaggCCGTAAAACGCTCAAAAGAACGCAGCGGGATACGAAAATTCAATATCATGTAAGAATTttcacgctgaaatagcctaatGATATGTGACCGGAGCTCAAGTAAAACTATTTCATAGATTAAGGAAACGCGTGACGAAGTAAACAAATCATATAACGTGCGTCGTAGATTTTAGATCTTATATGTGTTTCAAATGATTGCTTCGCGTTAGAAACGGCCAAGATGATGgtatcgtctgcctacaggggcaataaaaaaaaactaccagtGCGGGTTGACAATACCACTAGCAAacgcgcaatttttttttagttttcattaTTAACCAATTGAATAAGACAGCTAATTTTGACTGGACCGCAGGTCGTGCGATCATTTctggtaaatatttttatgacgaaaaggtttttttctttgtatcgggttattttatatttttactcttcttcttagtcgtttCGTCGGACTTCATCGTTAACGGTGATTCGGCCTTAGTGAGGGGCAGATTTGACGTCTTATGGGAATCTGTGATTCCCATAATGAAGAGAATCCTAAATCGAAGTAAGATCTATATAGAATAGATCGATATAGAAAAATTAAGACTAAGTGAATAGACAACTTAGGAAAAAGTACTTGAACTTTAAAGccaaacaattattttaatattaaaaaaactctgATCATGATTA is a window from the Bombyx mori chromosome 12, ASM3026992v2 genome containing:
- the Pbanr gene encoding pheromone biosynthesis activating neuropeptide receptor isoform X1 yields the protein MMADETVNMEMLENNLLNVTNVTDQSSAYSESYPLHLLVPLSVTYAVIFIVGILGNTSTCVVIARNRSMHTATNFYLFSLAISDIILLVCGLPLELYRLWNPFTYPLGEAQCITIGLASETSANATVLTITAFTMERYIAICRPFMSHTMSKLSRAVRFIIAIWVFALCTAVPQAMQFGIVSYVENGQSMSACTVKGPGVHQVFVISSFVFFVVPMSVISVLYALIGLKLRTSRILHPVKKLSLDSNERPGAHTPYRNGSSQRRVIRMLVAVALSFFICWAPFHVQRLLAIYGKSLEHPSDTFYLVYIVLTFLSGVLYFLSTAINPFLYNIMSNKFRNAFKMTLAAWCGRRGGPRMGRSYSALLASQRQRAANGLTDPVRGPRRLRRLSTATTHLCDAPPRAQCYQNRDLSIVNESPSASSHWSRVWRLRNEPSDSIGSPRSISNSSLREVDDELTGEELATYMYHVNCNIEGLT
- the Pbanr gene encoding pheromone biosynthesis activating neuropeptide receptor, which translates into the protein MMADETVNMEMLENNLLNVTNVTDQSSAYSESYPLHLLVPLSVTYAVIFIVGILGNTSTCVVIARNRSMHTATNFYLFSLAISDIILLVCGLPLELYRLWNPFTYPLGEAQCITIGLASETSANATVLTITAFTMERYIAICRPFMSHTMSKLSRAVRFIIAIWVFALCTAVPQAMQFGIVSYVENGQSMSACTVKGPGVHQVFVISSFVFFVVPMSVISVLYALIGLKLRTSRILHPVKKLSLDSNERPGAHTPYRNGSSQRRVIRMLVAVALSFFICWAPFHVQRLLAIYGKSLEHPSDTFYLVYIVLTFLSGVLYFLSTAINPFLYNIMSNKFRNAFKMTLAAWCGRRGGPRMGRSYSALLASQRQRAANGLTDPVRGPRRLRRLSTATTHLCDAPPRAQVSATKIAISP